The segment tggtgtgggtcacatcctggagtttacctggacctgacctaatttgcccaaaatgttctgcatacaaAGGGCATTTTatatagcatgtcattgatgtaagCTAGgtatgtatacattatacatgtacttgttgaaataaagattattattatttttgttattattattattattattattattattattattattattattattattattattataaactgaATTTTAATCCTCTGAATTTTTTTCAGACATCATTTGTGAGTGTAGTTCTTGGCATGAGTGAGGTGATGCGCCAGGAGGTTTACATGTTTGAGCGACTTGACCAGACTAGTTCTGGGGAAAACATGGCTTACCTCAAGTGTCTAGTGTATATCAGACCAACTAGAGAAAACATTGATCTACTTGCACGAGAACTTCAGAAACCTAGATATGGAACATATTATATATGTAAgatttttaagcatttttgtTAGAcattactgtacagtggaccctcgactaacgctattaatccgttcctgagagctcatcgttagtcaaaataatcgttagtcaagttaattttccccataagaaataatggaaatcaaattaatccgtgcaagacacccaaaagtattgaaaaaaaaaaaaatttaacacttgaaatattaattttaatacacacaaactgaagaagacatgcacagttacatgacacttacctttattgaagatctagtgatgattgatgggatgggaagagggg is part of the Cherax quadricarinatus isolate ZL_2023a unplaced genomic scaffold, ASM3850222v1 Contig1264, whole genome shotgun sequence genome and harbors:
- the LOC138851623 gene encoding vacuolar protein sorting-associated protein 45-like — its product is MLMDKETTSFVSVVLGMSEVMRQEVYMFERLDQTSSGENMAYLKCLVYIRPTRENIDLLARELQKPRYGTYYIYFSNVVSKSDVKLLAEADEHEVVREVQELYADYQALSPHLFSLNMPTHSLGE